A window of the Hordeum vulgare subsp. vulgare chromosome 5H, MorexV3_pseudomolecules_assembly, whole genome shotgun sequence genome harbors these coding sequences:
- the LOC123397881 gene encoding cinnamoyl-CoA reductase 1-like — MGIDRANTANCVATGRGRTVCVTGAGGFIASWLVKLLLEKGYAVHGTVRNPDDVARNAHLRGLEGAAERLTLFRVDLLDKESLVAAFRGCQGVFHTACPVTDDPEKMIEPAVSGTRNVINAAAEVGGIRRVVMTSSIGAVYMDPRRSPDEEADETCWSDLEFCKNTKNWYCYAKTVAEQAAWELAKERKLDLVVINPSLVLGPLLQTAVNASTWHIAKYLDGSVQTYANAAQAYVHVRDVADAHARAYETPEAHGRYLCAGRTLHRAEVCRTLAKFFPEYPVPMRCKEGTGEMKKGCRFSSRRIMELGVGITPASQCLYDIVISLQDKGILPRRGADMS, encoded by the exons ATGGGTATTGATCGTGCCAACACGGCTAACTGCGTCGCCACTGGCCGCGGACGCACCGTGTGTGTGACGGGCGCCGGCGGCTTCATCGCGTCATGGCTGGTCAAGCTCCTCCTGGAGAAGGGCTACGCCGTCCACGGCACCGTCCGGAATCCTG ATGATGTGGCAAGGAATGCGCACCTGAGAGGCTTGGAAGGGGCGGCGGAGCGGCTGACCCTCTTCCGGGTGGACCTGCTGGACAAGGAGAGCCTCGTCGCTGCATTCCGAGGATGCCAAGGCGTATTCCATACCGCATGTCCCGTCACCGATGATCCG GAAAAAATGATCGAGCCGGCGGTGAGTGGAACGAGGAACGTGATCAACGCCGCGGCGGAGGTGGGCGGCATCCGGCGTGTGGTAATGACGTCGTCGATTGGCGCCGTATACATGGATCCTCGCCGCAGCCCCGACGAGGAGGCCGACGAGACATGTTGGAGCGACCTCGAGTTCTGCAAGAACACAAAG AACTGGTACTGCTATGCGAAGACGGTGGCGGAGCAGGCGGCATGGGAGCTCGCCAAGGAGAGAAAGCTCGACCTCGTGGTGATCAACCCGTCTCTAGTACTGGGTCCTCTCCTGCAGACGGCGGTGAACGCCAGCACCTGGCACATCGCCAAGTACCTGGACGGCTCGGTGCAGACATACGCCAACGCCGCACAGGCCTACGTGCATGTCCGGGACGTCGCGGACGCGCACGCGCGTGCATATGAGACGCCCGAAGCACATGGCCGCTACCTCTGCGCGGGGCGCACGCTGCACCGCGCCGAGGTGTGTCGTACTCTTGCCAAGTTCTTTCCGGAGTACCCGGTGCCCATGAGGTGCAAGGAAGGGACGGGGGAGATGAAGAAGGGATGCCGGTTCAGCAGCCGGAGGATCATGGAGCTCGGCGTCGGCATCACGCCGGCAAGCCAGTGTCTCTACGACATCGTCATCAGCCTTCAGGACAAGGGCATCTTACCCCGTCGCGGTGCTGATATGTCCTGA